A segment of the Triticum urartu cultivar G1812 chromosome 1, Tu2.1, whole genome shotgun sequence genome:
CCGGCGCCGCCACCTACCACATCACCTTCTGTCCTGCCACTTAACTCATCAACCTCACAATCCttataattaattaattaattaattaattaattataatCACGCAGTGGACATGTATGCAGTTTAATTTTTCAGTGAAAATAATATTTATAAAGAGTAAAAAAGGGATTACAAATCTTTATGCTTCCTTATTCTTTTTTTCTTTGAGGGGATTATGCTTCCTTATTCAATGTGTATTTTGGTAATCAGTACTGTAGCACAAAATGGATGAGAACAAAGCCATGCCTTTGCCGCCTCTTATTTTTCGGTTTAATTCTTCAGCAATGTACAGTGCCTCTCCTCTCTCTTATTTTTCATTTATTATTGGCCAGCGCTAGGTGTCAGCCTGATGTAGCCTATAATCTATATCTATATCCATACCTACTACTATGTACTAATATTAATTAGTACTAATTATCTATACCTATTAATAAAGGAAATAGATATTTTTATTCAGTCATGTTATTTTATAAAGAAAAACCTaatgtttctgaaattaaatccGCAGTACATATgaaatattttttttaaatactCATATCTTCTAAACCGTAACTTTAAATTTAACATGTTACATATGGAATTTGATTAAAAAATACATATAATCTGAATATGATGTTATTTTACCTATTAACCATTTAAAAAAAATACTATTTAGGGTGCAATCTTAATCAACAGTGCATTATCTGTCTTTTTGCCATATCGGTATTGATCCGGATTGTGGATAAACATCTCAGCAAAATCAGGATTGGAGACGAAATTGAAGATCACCCGCCCGTTTCTTTATACGTATTAAGTCTACATGCAAGCCATGTTTAAATAGAAGACATGTCGAATCTTGAACTTGTGCTTTTGTAGGCAAATACCATCTTTGTTTGGACCGTAGCTACAAACACTCAGATTATATACCATTTTTTGTAAATTAAGAGCATGTGGTATTCTTTTCTCTCGTTGCACGGGCCCTTTTGCTAATTACTAATTATATAATGAACTATGCATTATCCGTCTTTTTTTCATACTGGTACTGATTCGGATTGGGAATGAACACCTCAACAAAATCAGGATTGGACACGAAATTAAAGATTAATTTACTAGAGACACCCAATAAAGAAGGACATGCATGCCAAGAAATAAAAGAAGGACCCAATAAAGATGGGAGGTCTATTATAAAAGAAATAAAAGATAAAATTCAGAGGAGATCCGATAAAGATGAAATGTTGCGCTATTCTCCTATATATAAGAAGAAGAATGAGAGGACATGCATGGAAAAAAGTAAAAAGGAGGCATGCATGAAAAAAAAAGACATGTTTGACAAGATATAAATAATGATGAAACAGGGACCAATACCAATGACATGTATGGCAAGAAATAGTGATGAAATATGGACGCAAGTACCTGCGTTCATAGGAGACCATACAAAAATGTTTTTTCCAGACAAATATATTTCTTTATGCTTAAAAAATCATGTATCTTTTTAACAACTCTTTATGTATTTAAGAAATATGCATGTGAAAAATAGTGTTCAAGAGTTATCCTAAGTTGGTGATGCTTAAATAGAAAACCGCCCTTGATGGACAAATGTCTCAGTAGTGTGCTAATGTGTCATCATCTGTTTTTGTCGTTTCTCTTTACCCGCCGATAACAATACCCCATTTCACACATGGCATGAATAAATGCATGATCACTTGCCCGTTTCTTTATATGGATTAAATCTATATGCAAGCCGTGTTGAAATAAAATAGCCGTAGAATCTTGAACTGCGTTTTTATAAGTTAAGACCATCTTTGTTTGGGCCGTAGCTACAAATTCTCATACCATAAagcttttttcttttttgtaaaTTAAGAGCGTCTGGTATTTTTTCCTCCCGTTGCAACATACAGGcctttttgctatttattttttaaaGAAAAGCCTGATGTATCTTGTAGGAAGGGGGGAAATCATATGCGACTGGGTCGTACAAAGCCGATCGTGACCTTGCCCCGCACGTGACACCAGGCCATACGAATCGTAAAGCAGCGGTCATCTCGTTCCCCAGTCCCCGTTCCTAAATCATAATTCCTATCCAGTTCAATCTCTTCACATCGCCGCCGGTGTGCTTTTCCCCACATGCCACGGCGATGCTcttgggcgcctccacttgccgtACCAGCGGCGCACTGTGCAGGCTGAATGCACCCCTTGGCTGCAGCCAAGCTTCTCGCCGACGGTGTGTTGCTAAGCTGGCTCATGGCCTAGGATCGTATTCCCTTTGTTCATTGAGATTCATGCGTTAGGCTGGGCTTTGTGTATTGtctagtttttttctttctgtttttccATGTTTATTGTTTTTTCACTTTATTTAATACTTCCAAGTATTCTAAATAAATATATGTTAAAAATTACATAAAAATTTGAGAAAAAATGTTAATTAAGTTTTAAAAAATTGTTAAATGTTTATAGATAAATATTTCTATGTGAACAAAAAGTCTATACAAAAAGTACAAAGTTTATGAAAAAATGATCATATATCTAAAACTTTAATCAATAATTCTAATTTTTTGtacatgtatttaaaaaatgttaatcaatcATTTAGAAAAGGTTAAATGTGTAGagaaaaatgttgaacatgtattaatttttttattttgtattcaaatgttaatcaagcatttgaaaatgtttaaaatgtatggaaaaatgttcatcatttattTGAAAAATGATAATCTTGTATTTGAATTTCTTTaatcaagtatttgaaaaatgtttaaaattTGTAGAGAAAAAATGTTTACCATGTATTAAAAATATTAAACTTATATTTGATTTTTAACATGTATTAGAATGTGTTAGATATATAGAAAAAATATACAATATGTATGGAAAATGTGGACATTAAGTGTTAATaaatattaatcatgtatttCAAAAATATTAATTGTGTATATAAATAAATGTTTTTGATGTATACGGAAAATGTTGAGTGTGCATAGCTACACGCGCCTCACATTGTATGCAACTGGTGAAGGGGTCGTCTATAATTGCACGCCTGAGAGAGAAAGGAAAAGACACATTGTAAAAGGAATAAGATGCAGCCATTCAATTATAACCATCTATTGTGGAAAATTAATTTGAAAAGGCAAAAGAAGAGAAAGCAAAAGGACAAAAACGACAACAAAAGGTCCCTTCCACCTACACCGGCCCATTCACAAAAACCTTTACCCAACAAGCACATGAAAGAAAAACCTAATGGGCCACTCCTTAGCAAGTGCGACAAACGAACCACACGCCCAGCCTGTCTATTAAATGCGAATTTTGCTAAAAGAAAGTGACACGCGAATCTCAAGGCAACATTCATCTAACGATCAGCATGTCCACTGACACTTTGCTAAATCCCAGTCGGCGCGCTGAcacaacgagagagagagagagagagagagagagagagagagagagagagagagagagtgaaaaaatgAGAACGGAAAAGGATAATATACTCCATGAGTCGACATCCCACACACGGACACAACATATACGTAAAATGAACACAACAACATATCAAAATATTAAGTTGTACATGTATGTCGGTAATATATATTCAAACAAAAAATGGTCCATATTTTACTGAAAAGGGGGGAAATTAACAGAAAATAAAAGGTGGAGATATACAATACAaaaataaatatattttttgaaaaAGAATATCCAaaaaaatgataaaaagagaGACACACACAATATTGATGGCACAAAAGAAGAGAAGCCGGCTAACAATCTCCACCCTTCTTGTCTTTGAAACAAATAAAAAACATAAAACACGAAAATAGGCTGCTTTCACCCTTTCTCCCCAGAACCATTCTGCGTGTGATCCAACCAAAAAAAACAAAACACAAAGAAAGGTCCCGTCACACCCCACATGACAATACACAAGCCCGGCCTACTGCACGAATCTTGATGCACCTTCATCTAACGGCCAGGTACTTGACTGAGAATTTGTGATATATATGTAGCAAGGTCTCTGTCTGTGCTTCGACGAGTAGATCACATGCATCATGCTACATGATTTTGATAATCTATATGTAACTAGTAAATGGCATGTGCCATCACGTGTAGAGATAGTTATTAACACACATACATATGGGTAATTTTAAGTAGTATCATGATTTGAACTATCATAGATGGAGTCACGCAATTCATAGCTAATTAATCATTAATTATAAAATTACACACAATTTATATTTGTTAATACCGAATTTGCACAATATAGAATATCATGAGAAAAAGGATAACAGGTTCATCCTCAAACATTTGTCTTAATAAAGTTTAAGACGTATTAGATTGAGCAATGCAAACCGGAAATAGTAATATTTGCAAGATATTCATAgttaaaaataaaataataatttaaATATTAATTATGTCTGTTTTGCAGATCAGATCTTTTTCGCATAATTTATTGATAAAAACTAAGAAAACAAGGGTAATAATTTGTTAAATAAATTTATAAGATAAAGTAAAAGCTATTTAGTTGTAAAATATTACATTTTCATTTTGTTTGCCATTCTTTAATCTGTTTCAACTTGTGCGCCTATACCCAGGCTACACCATCACATGCTTGCTCTctcccccccctctctctctctcactctctctctctctctcccatcatgATGCATACTACCTCTGTCCTAGTTTATTAGTCCTCTTTGTATTTAGGGTTATACTTGATCATGAGTTTAACTAACAAAATATAAGTTATATGTAGCAAAAACGATATCATtagaaattatgttcaaatacgaatctaaCAGTACAATTTTTCATGACATACATTAACATATTGTTAGTTAAATATATGATCAAAATTTGGCATAAAATACGAAGGAAGCCAATAAACCAGTACAGAAATAGTActtgctactccctccgttccaaattactcgtcatggttttagttcaaatttgttATGTGATGAATAACTACTTGACAAGCAAATTCCCATGGTTGAATGATTCATTATAGATGTATATTGCTTTCTATTTTTTAATCTAATCATTGACCAATTTAGATGAGTGGTATGTATGAGATGGATGCCAAATTGTGAAGTATTCGTTGTGAGTGTGACAGTAAGAAGAAAAGCTTAGGCGGATTTCCCCCCACTAAGGGTAAAATGATTGTATAACTCCTCGACAATGGTTATGTCTTCAATTTTATGTCATCTTGTTGTATGCAATTCCCTAATCATAGTTAGGGTCCGAGAAACATCATAGTCGAGACACCTGAATTCGCTTATCTGCGAGCACCAAGACCAGTGGTGGACCCAGAAAAATCGAATGAGGGGGCAAGTCTTGTTAGGGAGGGCCAGTTCATCGAAACACATCATTTTAGCAACAAAAACATCATACTTTACACTAATACTAGGCTTAAATCAGTAGTGTTAGGgctttggggggggggggggggggctactGGTCCCTCTCCGCCACTGACCAAGACACCTAAAGTTTGCCAACTATTCTTTTCAACATGCACCAGCGGGAGAATAACTAGTATTTATTTTCCTATGTAGTCGCGGGAACCTATAGAGGGGCGAGAATAAGGATTCTAGGCATCACATCTTTTGCGCAACCATATGTTCCATTGTTGCATCCAGATTTTAAACAAATTGCACTACCCCTGTGCCAAACGATACCGGGCTTATATAGCTCCTCGATTTTCTTGTCAGGGGTTCATTGATAGAGGCGATCAGGAGGTGACTTTCATCCCCTCGAGCCACCGGCACCACCACGGTTTCCCCTGGCCTCTGCTGGTCGCTGCAGCGATGGGAGGTTCGGGGAACCCCTAATCTAAGTGTCCCGATTTGTGTCTCATAGGGTCTTCGTCGCTGTGAAGTTGGAGTAGTGCAGGAACAGAGCCAGGAAGTTTTTATGAGGAAGGCCAACGATACATTTATGATCACTGGAGTTGGCCATACATAAAAGTTTAGGCATTAACTCTGTATATCCACATATGATATATGGGTAATTTAAGAAACAAATAGCATGGGGGGTCATGGCCCCAGCTTGCCCCCTACTGACTCTCCCTCTAGGGTAGTGGCGTCGTTGGGAGTAATTCTTTCTCGGCTTTCTCCATGTTGATGTCCATCCTCAGAGTGGCGTCGATGAGTTGGAGGATATTAACGTTTGTCGGGCACTTGGTCTGGTGTGAATAGTGTTTGTGCACATCGGCAGCACCCTACGGAGGGGGTGACGTTGCAATGTGTTTTTTTGTTCTCTAGTTCCATCTCTAGTGGATGAAGCTCAGCCATATAAGGCTTCGTCATGTAACTTGTGAGATTTATGTCCCCATCCTTCATTCGGTTAGAGTTAGGATTTTATCTTCTTGCTACTTTGGGGCGGGACAATGATCTAACTTCCTGGCCGCTGCCCTATGAGCTCATGTGTTTCAATAAGGTTGCTCCGGTGAGACAGGGAGTCGGATGTCAACTATTGTTCTTGCCAGTGAGACAGGAGCTTTACTCACGGCTTGCGGCTGatcaatgaagaagaagaagaaaggaagacCGTACGATTTTTGCAAGGACTTGTCTGTATTCTTAAACTGTATTGGGCTTGCATGCAACTATTGTTGGAGTATGTCAACAAATCTTAGTGTTTTCTCAAATGGAACAGGTTTTGTGTAGAGTATATTAGCATTTTTTTGATTAATTTAATTCATCAATAAATTATGAGCATGACGTAAACAATACTAACATACTGATACTTGATCATAATATCTACTACACAGATAATAAAAACATCTATGCAAATCGCTAGTACAACACACGCGAAAATAAAATAGGAGCCGGATAAATGTGTTATACCTTAGGGCCTATTCTGAACATTTCTCGACAGAAGCCGTGCCGAACGTTTGAGCTCCTAGAAGCTGTATTCGAGAAGCTGAGCCCTTCTCGTGTGTAAAAACTCGAAGCCCGTAAAGCCCAGCTCCAGAAAAACGAGAAAGAGAAGTTCGCCCTATTTACAACAAAAATGCCACCGCTAAAGAAAACGGTTCACCAGCCCGACTCGATACGGTCATAGCAACGCGCTCGAGCAGTTCCCCTCTCCCTCGAATAGCTGCGTTGCCAAGCAATCCCCTCTGCGACCTACCTTGCATCCGCCGTTGCCCCCGCCGCCACGGTCGGATCCTGTCAGCTGCTGGCCGGAGCTCCCGTCCACCGCCATATCCGGCGTATACAAGGCCATCCCCGCAGGTTCCCTTCCAGAAGACCACCCCGAAGGTGCATCCCTGCCGCTACCTGTCAGGCCCGAGCTGGGCTGATTCCAACCGGCCCAAGCTCTAGCCGAACAGGCAAGCAGCCTCCCAGCAGGCCAAATCACTGGGAGAAGCTACGAGGTGCAGAACGCTCGGCAAATCGCTATGTGGAGTAGAAGCTAGCTTCAGGAAGCTGATTTTGAGGAGTTTTGGAAGTTTGTAGAGGATCAGAACAAACCCTTACAGTAGGCCAATTGGCAATAGCGGCGGCGCGCGGCAGCCTCCTCGGTCGCCTTCTTATCAGCAGCAGCCTTCTCGGCAGTGAGTCTCTCGGCTTCGGTGGACATGGTAATTACAGAAGTGACGTGAACGTAGATGACGTAATGGATGCAGACGAATTCATGTAGGAGACAGTCCCCAAAAATCTAATCACGCCTCTCCTGTCTCGGATTCATAGAGCGCCTGTTAATCGCACAGGTATGAGCTCTTCTCGGCTCATTCCCGCGTCCACATCGTTGCGGGAACCATTTCTCTTCTCAAACTTCAATAGCATGTGGAAAAAAATCCCTTGTAAAAAGGTCTAATTCCTCCCTCTATTAGCAGAGTGAGACTAAACTGCCCATTATATCCCTTGACACGTACAAAGGCGCTTAGAGATTTTCCTTCCCACCCTATGTTTCAACATTTTGCCTGCCGCTAGAAATGGTTTACGCACCATAAACCCCAGAATTAAGAAGCTCTGTTTTTTTTTAGCAAAGTGGAGTGAACACCGAACTTCGGACTGAAGCAACCGTGAGCTGATTCGATAGCGCAGGGTAGTGTGGTAAATGGGCACGAGCGCACGCACATGTAAATGGGCACGACCGTCAGCCCGCCACGTACGGCCGGGAGCTGAGTACGTACGAGAAGCGCTGGAACCATCCACCCGGCGTCTCCCGCCAACGGCTACCGGAAGCAGCTTGGTGTAAAGCCCCATGCGCGTCTCCGGCCACGCGTCCAACACCTGTAAGCCGCGGATCACACCTGTCCCGCTTCTCGCTCCCTATATATTTTATCCCACTACACTCCAGATCAAATCACCCACAGCTAAGCTTCCATCCTTCCATCCAGCGACGTAGTGTACGTGCAAACAAGTTGGACGAAACCATCCAGCAATGGCGGGCGTGAGCCGGAGCATGGTGGCGCCGCTGCTGGTGCTGAACCTGGTGATGTACATCGTCGTCATCGGGCTCGCCAGCTGGAACCTCAACCACTTCATCAACGGCACCACCAACTACGCCGGCGTGGCCGGCAACGGCGCCACCTTCTACTTCCTCCTCTTCGCCATCCTCGCCGGCGTCGTGGGCGCCGCCTCCAAGCTCGCCGGCGTGCACCACGTCCGCACCTGGCGCGGGGACAGCCTCGCCACCAGCGCCTCCTCGGCCCTCGTCGCCTGGGCCATCACGGCGCTCGCCTTCGGCCTCGCGTGCAAGGAGATCCACGTCGGCGGGCACCGCGGCTGGCGCCTCCGGGTGCTCGAGGCCTTCATCATCATACTCGCCTTCACCCAGCTACTCTACGTCATGGCGCTCCACGCCGGGCTCTTCGGCGGCCAGTTCGGTGGCGCAGGTGCGTACGGCGCGGAGCACCAGTACGGCGACCACCACCACAAGGGCATGGGCACCGCCGCCCCCGCAACCGCCAGGGTCTGACCGTCTTGAGCTTTAATTACTTATTTACTTTGCTTAATTTCGTGATGGGCGCAgatgaacaagatgtgtgtgtgtgtgtgtgtgtgtgtgtgtgtgtgtgtgtgtgtgtgtgtgtgtgtgtgtgcgcgcgcgcgcgcgagAGATGTACGTAGCTAGCGTGTATGCATCCATGGTGTTTGTGCATGTACTGCAGTTGTTTTTTCAAGGACTGTAGGTACACGTACTAGTTATGGTCCTGTTCAATTTCCATCTACGTAGTTTAATTTCCATCTACGTAATATCTACTCCCTGTGCATGTGCTGCCGTTGTCTTTGGAAAGACTGTACGTACATGTACTTCTGGTCCTGTTTAATTTCCAGCTAgtatctactccctccgtttcaaatcATTTCAGTACagatgtagttcatattgaaatatccaaaacatcttataatTTTTGAGTTTAAGAGAATGTACtaattccaaaattttcaaatgtaacaaatattttttgaaaattcacgaacattttctaaaattgtGATATTTTTGAATTCACGAACATTTGAATCTGTGAGCATTTTTTAAATTTTGTATACATTTTCCAAATTTATGATATGTTTCGAATCCTCCTAGAGTTTTTGAATTCATGGACACTTTATTAATTAGTGAACATTTTTAAAGTTTGGGAACATTTATTCATATGTTGTACTTTTTTCGAATTTGTAACATCTTTGAAAttttgtgaacatttttcaaattcccAATTGCTTCCAAATAAACCAGTTGAAATAAAATAGTGAAAAAAAAATTGGAATTGCTTTTTTGCCGTGTGCTGGTTGGCTGGTTCGCCATGCTCCAGGCTAAGGCCGCTGGGGGATCCTCGTGAACGACGCTATGATTGTGCTACCAGCAGGCGATATATAGCGCAAAGTGCAGTACATCTCGATTTTTATTAGTGCGAGTTGTAGAGAGCAACTAATGAAAAACCGTTCGTTCAGGAGGCTCTCCAAAGGTCACTTGAGGTGTGCCGAAGCACGTCACACGACACGCTCACAGCCGTTGTCACGTGTCGCGTTTTGGGCGTTTTctttaatttttaattttttgttttttcacATGCATCTTTAGCTTTTAAATgttttttttagattttttgaCTTTTTTGTTTTTCATCGGTTTTTCTTAGTTTTTGGACAAACAAATTGAAAAAATAACTCTGCGAAAGAATGAGTTTTTTTTTCTGCTGTGAGAAGCATGGGTTTGCTTCCGCAAGAGCCACTATCGTGCCTCTCGAAAACAGAAAAAAATGCTTTCTGTTTTTCCTTCCACGAGCTCGTAAACTAAAAAAAAGATATATTTTTTTCCTTCCGTGAGATGCTTCTTCCGTGCAACGAGTGCTTCTTCATTAGTGATTTCGTGAGTTGTATCTCTACATATGATTTGCGCTCCGCCTTAGTGGGCTGGCTCAATAAAGCGGCTTTGGGAAAATTCTACAAATCGTTACCGACCAGTTTTAGAACATTCTTTGtgatttttttcttttccttttttatCTTTTTCTCATTTACATGTATACTTTTTTAATACATGTACATTTTTCACATATATGAAGAACATACTTTTTGTGCACATTCagcatttttcaaatacatgatgtCTTTTTTCAGAAACATGTTAGAATGTATTTTTAATGATATGCATATGATTTCAAATACCCGTTGAATATTTTATGGAAAGGAGAACATATTTTTTGAAATTAGGCGATCATTTTTTTGAGTGTGTAAGCATTTTTCAAATGTCATGAACACATTTTTGAAACTTGTGAACATTTTACTAAATGTCACGTTTCGAAAATTGTAAAAAAAACCTTTTACAAATTATGTTAACATTTTttaattatttaattatttaGTGGAAACAATATTTGTAAAATTTACAAAAACATAAATTTACGTTGTATAAACATTTTTGAAAAATGGCTGAATACCTTTGAAATGTGACAAACAATTTTTTCATGTACAATCATAAAAAAATGCATGAACAAACTTTTTACACTGACTCAATATATTCAAAatttgttgtgaagtttttaTTAAATTGAAAGTTAATAAAATTTGAAATTTATGTATTTAGACGATTTTAAAATATATGCAAAAGTAGAAAAAAGTAATAAATAAAGAAAAGAGTGAACGAGAAGCAAGCAAGAAAGAACAAACGAACAAGCAAAGAACGAAGCTACTGGGCTGGTCCAATAGTAGTGACACCTCCTTCGGGTCGCTGTGGGTGAGACAAAGCGATGCCAGGATACATCAGTAAGTAGTGAGTAGTGCAAGTATAATGCCCAGACTATTTCTGGCCTACTGCAAGACCTATCGTAGCCTCGCCTCTGGTGCTGGGAGTGCATCGTCTTAGCCCGTCAACCCGTTTAGCGGTTTTGGGAAGGTTCTATAGACGAGTTTGGACCAATGTTTGAATCTTTCATGCTGTTTTTTTTCTGCGTTTCTTTTACcagttttctttgttttttctttttctttaccTCTTCTTTTTAAAAATATACATCGCCTTTTTTagtacatgttatatatatttcTTACACACATGTAATGTTTTTATACACCTTGCACGTTTTTCATATACACGATGAATtattttttgaatacatgttgGACATTGTTTTAAAAAAAGTGTAAATTTTTTTATTACAGGAACGCCACAAACATCTTTTATATATTTATAAAACAGTTTTTAAATTTACTCAAACATTTCTTTACATTGTATAATTTTAATAAATGCCACAAACATTTTTTGGAACATTGAACATGTTTTAAATGGCACAAACATTTTCTTTTTTATTATACAAACATTTTTTTCAAGActgcatgaatattttttaaacgTGTAACGACCACTTTTAAAATTTAACTTTTTTGAGAAGATACATATTTATAATATTTTAAAATATAAAAAAGGTAGAACACATGGCTCATACGTACGTGCATGTTTTTTTTCCGAGAGGATCATATGTGCAGGTTCTCCTATGTAAGCGCCGCTGGTCTCACGCTGTTACAAACGAACGAACCTTTTTTTTTTGAATTAACCACAAATATATTCAATAAACAAACGTATTACAAAGAGTACACATATGATCATCATAAGAAACATACATAGATGTCTTGCAATATTGCACCAAAGACTTCGCAAAAAATAAAACTAGAAGTTCACTTCGACTGAATCTGGTGCCACAACAAAACATCACTCACCATCGTCCTCCTCCGCCACAGAAGCAACATTGAAGAAAGATGGGAGCTGCCATCATACCAAGATTTAGAGGAACACCTTCGCATACAAGGATGATTTTCGAGCCGATGAACCGGACCACCACCAATGCTTTGTGGCACATCGGCCGGGATTCTTCCCCGTGTTCGCTAGATCTTAGTGCCATCAACTTCATTCGACGCGGTGTCATCCCCATCGTTCCCTGGCTCTGCCCATTAGAACATCACCAAGATGGAGGAAGAACAGAAACAAATTATTTCGACACGGTGTCATCCCCATCGTTGATGCAGCATCCCTAGAAATGAATTACGCGTATCCTATACCTCTAGGGCTCTACCGGAGAGAATCTGGAAGGGTCCCCGCCCGCTCCCGCCGCTGGAGCGGCAGACGGAGACGGACGAGGATCCAGCGTCGCCGGTGTTGAGGAAGCGGCAGGAAAGTCGCCTCCTGATCG
Coding sequences within it:
- the LOC125544012 gene encoding membrane protein PM19L-like, which translates into the protein MAGVSRSMVAPLLVLNLVMYIVVIGLASWNLNHFINGTTNYAGVAGNGATFYFLLFAILAGVVGAASKLAGVHHVRTWRGDSLATSASSALVAWAITALAFGLACKEIHVGGHRGWRLRVLEAFIIILAFTQLLYVMALHAGLFGGQFGGAGAYGAEHQYGDHHHKGMGTAAPATARV